The following are encoded in a window of Nitrospirota bacterium genomic DNA:
- a CDS encoding ABC transporter permease has translation MNSSPPDGRAESSGPLAAWWLLGPGLLWMGLLFVVPLGLVLVISFAERGIYGGIVWSFSLTNYLDLLHPLYARILGQSILLAAVTTLLCLIMGFPLAYYIARAAPRRQGVLLLLVMIPFWTNFLVRTYAWMFILRTEGLLNTLLLKLGVIATPIELLYSNTAVVIGLVYGYLPFMVLPLYVALERVDRTLVEAAWDLYATRWAMVWRIIVPLARPGIMAGCLLVFIPSLGAFLTPDLLGGARSMMVGNLIQHEFLVARDWPLGAAISSLLMLFVMGMMSWSLRTATPGSRQEDAS, from the coding sequence ATGAACAGCTCTCCTCCTGACGGACGGGCAGAGTCTTCCGGACCTCTGGCGGCCTGGTGGCTGCTCGGACCAGGTCTGCTCTGGATGGGTCTGTTGTTTGTGGTGCCGCTCGGTCTGGTCCTGGTGATCAGTTTTGCCGAACGGGGAATCTATGGAGGGATTGTCTGGTCGTTCAGCCTGACGAACTATCTGGATCTTCTCCATCCTTTGTACGCTCGCATTCTTGGCCAATCGATCCTTTTGGCCGCCGTGACGACCTTGCTCTGCCTGATCATGGGCTTCCCCTTGGCCTACTATATCGCGAGGGCGGCGCCGAGACGGCAGGGGGTCTTGTTGCTGCTGGTCATGATTCCCTTCTGGACGAACTTTCTCGTTCGTACCTATGCCTGGATGTTTATCCTCCGCACTGAAGGTCTCCTGAATACGCTGCTGCTGAAGTTGGGGGTGATTGCGACTCCGATCGAGCTGCTCTATTCCAATACTGCCGTGGTGATCGGACTGGTCTACGGCTATCTCCCCTTTATGGTGCTGCCGCTGTATGTCGCGCTCGAGCGGGTGGACCGAACGCTGGTCGAGGCGGCCTGGGATTTGTACGCCACGCGATGGGCGATGGTCTGGCGAATTATTGTGCCGCTTGCCAGGCCAGGGATCATGGCCGGTTGTCTCCTCGTGTTTATTCCTTCGCTGGGAGCCTTTCTCACGCCGGATCTCCTCGGGGGAGCCAGGAGCATGATGGTCGGGAATCTCATCCAACATGAGTTTTTGGTCGCGCGCGATTGGCCGCTGGGCGCGGCCATCTCTTCGCTGTTGATGTTGTTCGTGATGGGTATGATGAGCTGGTCGCTTCGCACCGCAACACCAGGATCCCGGCAGGAGGATGCGTCATGA
- a CDS encoding ABC transporter permease → MRQAGGWLWRVSLANLFFLYGPIAVLILFSFNASRLSASWQGWTWQWYRALWVDHALLDATANSLWVAAVSTVLALILGVGLAVGLDGLPGRRQQQIEQALLLPLVIPEIMMGVSLLLFFVLLQIPLSLMTVMIGHALFNVPVVMIIVRARLKKLDPRLLEAAADLGASYWDTLRHVTIPLLRPAILGAGLMAFTISLDDFIVTYFTAGPGATTLPLKVYSMIKSGMSPEINALSALFVIVSMGLIGLSLLLQRR, encoded by the coding sequence ATGAGACAGGCTGGGGGCTGGTTGTGGCGCGTGAGTCTGGCCAATCTGTTCTTCCTGTATGGACCCATCGCCGTGTTGATCCTGTTTTCGTTCAACGCGTCGCGACTGTCTGCGAGCTGGCAAGGATGGACGTGGCAATGGTATCGCGCGTTGTGGGTGGATCACGCGCTGCTCGATGCCACGGCGAACAGCCTGTGGGTGGCGGCGGTGTCGACGGTGCTTGCACTGATCTTGGGTGTCGGGCTCGCGGTGGGGTTGGATGGTCTGCCCGGGCGACGGCAGCAGCAGATTGAACAGGCGCTGCTGCTGCCGCTGGTGATTCCGGAAATTATGATGGGGGTCTCGCTGTTATTGTTCTTCGTCCTGCTACAGATTCCCCTCAGTCTGATGACGGTGATGATTGGCCATGCGCTGTTTAATGTGCCCGTCGTGATGATCATCGTGCGAGCCCGTCTCAAAAAATTAGATCCACGGCTGTTGGAAGCCGCAGCGGATCTCGGGGCCTCCTATTGGGATACGTTGCGTCATGTGACGATTCCGCTACTCAGGCCTGCCATTTTAGGGGCAGGGCTCATGGCCTTTACCATTTCGCTCGACGACTTCATCGTCACCTATTTTACCGCCGGTCCCGGGGCGACGACCTTGCCGCTGAAAGTGTATTCGATGATCAAATCAGGCATGTCACCCGAGATCAACGCCCTGTCGGCATTGTTCGTCATTGTGTCCATGGGGTTGATCGGGTTGTCCCTTCTCTTACAACGACGATAG
- a CDS encoding spermidine/putrescine ABC transporter substrate-binding protein, with translation MRSNGMRFSLSLLILLLWGTLACQRTSGDAGQKTLHYFTWSDYVGPELLAEFERRHGVHVVVDTFSSNEELLAKLQGGATGYDVTVPSDFMAAIMIQQGLVAELDSTMLPNAATLEDHLQHLPFDPTQRFAIPYLWGTVGIGYDSAVVSPPPDSWAVLWDVRYSGKISMLNDQREVFGAVLRLIGTSMNTKDPALIEAAKARLLVQKPLVKAYASEHYDQLLASGDVVLAHGWGGPVARAMLDRPSIRYVVPKEGATLWADCLVVLKSSPRKKLATQFINYLLEPQVSARTTERLLFASANKAARPFVPSRILDNPAIYPPLDLLPRLEWMTDVGAALRMYDRAWTELKMH, from the coding sequence ATGCGTAGCAACGGGATGCGGTTTTCCCTCAGCCTGCTGATCCTCCTGCTCTGGGGGACCCTGGCCTGTCAACGAACCTCCGGGGATGCAGGGCAGAAGACGCTCCACTATTTCACCTGGTCCGATTACGTCGGGCCCGAGTTGTTGGCTGAGTTTGAACGGCGCCATGGCGTGCATGTCGTGGTGGATACCTTCAGCAGCAACGAAGAACTGTTAGCCAAGCTTCAGGGCGGCGCGACAGGCTACGATGTGACGGTGCCGTCGGACTTCATGGCGGCGATCATGATTCAGCAGGGGCTCGTTGCCGAACTCGACTCCACGATGTTGCCGAACGCCGCCACGTTAGAAGACCATCTTCAGCACCTTCCGTTCGATCCGACGCAACGGTTCGCCATTCCCTATCTCTGGGGTACGGTCGGGATCGGGTATGACTCAGCCGTCGTCTCGCCGCCACCGGACAGTTGGGCGGTGCTGTGGGATGTCCGCTATAGTGGAAAGATCAGCATGTTGAACGATCAGCGGGAAGTGTTTGGGGCGGTCCTCCGGTTGATAGGGACCTCTATGAATACGAAGGATCCGGCGTTGATTGAGGCGGCAAAAGCGCGATTGTTGGTGCAGAAACCATTGGTGAAAGCCTATGCCAGCGAGCATTACGACCAACTCTTAGCGTCGGGCGATGTGGTGCTGGCGCATGGGTGGGGAGGGCCGGTTGCCCGGGCGATGCTGGATCGGCCGTCGATTCGTTATGTCGTGCCGAAAGAAGGTGCGACTCTCTGGGCGGACTGTCTGGTCGTGCTGAAGTCCTCACCCAGGAAAAAGCTGGCGACGCAGTTTATTAATTACCTCTTGGAGCCACAAGTCTCGGCGCGCACAACAGAGCGTCTGCTGTTTGCTTCTGCCAATAAAGCAGCCAGGCCCTTTGTACCCTCACGTATTTTGGATAACCCCGCCATCTATCCACCCCTCGACCTGCTCCCTCGCCTGGAATGGATGACCGACGTCGGCGCGGCGCTGCGAATGTACGATCGGGCCTGGACCGAACTCAAGATGCATTAG